In Armatimonadota bacterium, one genomic interval encodes:
- a CDS encoding family 20 glycosylhydrolase — MVGLSVLVALAMGYGAVAPPDEVAPIAIVPEPVQWDRAEGSFKLAKDTPIVVAANESGAYGVAYTLAESLKTGLGETPKVHVGAVNPPPPGAITLTTSGADLTLGEEGYELKVTANSALVRAPTDTGLARGIQSLRQLLPPEFEEGKPRASWQIPGISVRDWPRYRWRGMLLDSCRHFYSKDFVKRAIDLLAYHKMNVLHWHLTEDQGWRIEIKKYPKLTEVGAFRQASGNDQVGDPLPIETGLRAVHPDPGQLKESGKYGGFYTQAEIKEIVAYAAARRVAIVPEIEMPGHALAALATFPELSCTGGPFQVGNEWGVYSDVYCAGNDKVFEFLQDVLNEVIDLFPGTYIHIGGDEVPKQRWQACAKCQARMKAEGLAGEHELQSWFIKRIDKFLTSRGKRLIGWDEILEGGLSPGATVQSWRSFAGGIAAARAGHDVIMSPTSHCYLDAPNESTTLERVYSFEPMPAELEASGAKFILGGEGNLWSERIPQGRWDRQAFPRLSALSEVLWSPREKRVWDDFEKRIDPHLRRLFGMGVRYYVPPPVFIDTPTVFTERTTAAFKDPVKGAALFFTRDGSLPTAHSSRYAGPIEIAATTRLRAVALYPNGVASESVSRTFRKEPYLDALSPAPTVEAGVDVRYFEGTWLRIPEFSAMTPAASGVAKRVGLELRKRDFDFALEFTGYLSAPADGIYTFFLESDDGSVLWVDGKPVVNNDGIHPPTERSGQVALRKGFHTVRVGFFQGSQALVLNLKWAPPGGQKSGLDSALFRAVAPRGGRR, encoded by the coding sequence GGGCTGGGGGAAACGCCCAAGGTCCACGTCGGCGCCGTGAACCCTCCGCCTCCCGGCGCGATCACGTTGACGACTTCAGGCGCGGACTTGACCCTGGGCGAGGAAGGCTACGAACTCAAGGTAACCGCCAATTCGGCGCTGGTGCGTGCGCCAACGGATACGGGGCTGGCACGAGGTATTCAGAGCCTGAGGCAGCTCTTGCCGCCCGAGTTTGAGGAGGGCAAACCCAGGGCCTCGTGGCAGATTCCCGGCATTTCGGTCCGCGATTGGCCCCGCTACCGTTGGCGGGGCATGCTGCTCGATTCGTGCCGCCACTTCTATTCCAAGGACTTCGTGAAGCGGGCGATCGACCTGCTCGCCTACCACAAGATGAACGTGCTGCACTGGCACCTCACCGAGGATCAGGGTTGGCGCATCGAGATCAAGAAGTACCCCAAACTCACCGAGGTCGGTGCATTTCGCCAGGCGTCCGGCAACGACCAGGTCGGCGACCCCTTGCCGATTGAGACCGGTCTGAGAGCGGTCCATCCCGATCCTGGCCAACTCAAAGAATCTGGAAAGTACGGCGGTTTCTATACGCAGGCCGAGATCAAGGAGATCGTGGCTTACGCCGCAGCGCGCCGGGTGGCCATCGTTCCCGAGATCGAGATGCCCGGCCACGCCCTGGCGGCGCTGGCCACCTTCCCGGAGCTTTCCTGCACGGGAGGTCCGTTCCAAGTGGGCAACGAGTGGGGGGTGTACTCCGACGTGTATTGCGCGGGGAACGACAAGGTTTTCGAGTTCCTTCAAGACGTGCTCAACGAGGTCATCGACCTCTTTCCTGGCACATACATTCACATTGGCGGGGATGAGGTGCCGAAGCAGCGCTGGCAGGCGTGCGCCAAGTGCCAAGCGCGCATGAAGGCCGAGGGACTCGCCGGCGAGCACGAACTCCAGAGTTGGTTCATTAAGCGGATCGACAAGTTCCTTACGTCGCGGGGCAAGCGGCTAATCGGGTGGGATGAGATCCTCGAGGGCGGGCTCTCCCCTGGGGCGACGGTTCAATCGTGGCGAAGCTTTGCTGGTGGGATCGCCGCCGCTCGAGCGGGGCACGACGTGATCATGTCGCCGACGAGCCACTGCTATCTCGACGCCCCGAACGAGTCCACGACCCTGGAGAGGGTCTACTCGTTCGAGCCGATGCCGGCCGAACTCGAAGCGTCGGGGGCCAAGTTCATCTTGGGGGGCGAAGGCAATCTCTGGTCCGAGCGCATCCCTCAAGGACGTTGGGATCGGCAGGCATTTCCCAGGCTCTCGGCGCTCTCGGAAGTGCTCTGGAGCCCGCGCGAGAAGCGCGTTTGGGACGACTTTGAGAAGCGTATCGACCCGCACCTGCGGCGGCTCTTCGGGATGGGCGTGCGCTACTACGTCCCGCCGCCGGTGTTCATCGACACGCCGACGGTCTTTACCGAGCGAACCACGGCTGCCTTCAAGGACCCCGTGAAGGGCGCTGCGCTCTTCTTTACACGGGACGGGAGCCTGCCTACGGCCCATTCCAGCCGCTACGCCGGCCCCATCGAGATCGCGGCTACAACGCGCCTTCGCGCGGTTGCGCTGTACCCCAACGGCGTTGCGAGCGAATCTGTCAGCCGGACCTTCCGCAAGGAGCCCTACCTCGACGCTTTGAGCCCGGCGCCAACGGTGGAAGCGGGGGTGGACGTCCGCTACTTCGAGGGCACGTGGCTGCGGATTCCCGAATTCTCCGCGATGACGCCCGCCGCTTCCGGCGTTGCTAAACGCGTTGGCCTCGAACTCCGGAAGCGGGACTTCGACTTCGCCCTCGAGTTCACCGGCTACCTGAGCGCCCCAGCCGACGGGATCTACACGTTCTTCCTCGAATCGGATGACGGGAGTGTCCTCTGGGTCGACGGCAAGCCAGTGGTCAACAACGATGGGATCCACCCTCCAACAGAGCGCTCGGGGCAGGTAGCCCTGCGCAAGGGCTTTCACACCGTGCGAGTCGGATTCTTCCAGGGCTCCCAGGCTCTCGTACTGAACCTGAAATGGGCGCCTCCAGGCGGACAGAAATCTGGACTGGATTCGGCGCTCTTTCGGGCAGTCGCCCCCAGGGGCGGCCGCCGATAG
- a CDS encoding ABC transporter permease — protein sequence MKPIVSIATTTLGEAIRRRVLLVILLAGLLLLSILPGMSVLSTRGQTSNLISTMFFVIQGTSVLISIVLTVYMIPNEIERRTIYTILCKPVSRWQFLLGKYFGAVLSVGLMMGLMTLVSLALFYIQLRPSPSALVELVQGPLMFFVQMCLLTAVTIFFSTFASPLVNFFLSTGIYLMGTTLSTLYDSFTKNPETHPVVKSAANVITMILPNFSLYNVSNPLVHSEVKVQNTLTYYVNAAGYGIIYVAALLIAGMLIFDKREV from the coding sequence GCGGGTCTTTTGCTGCTCTCGATCTTGCCGGGCATGTCCGTGCTCTCGACCCGTGGGCAGACCTCGAACCTGATCAGCACGATGTTCTTCGTGATTCAGGGCACCAGCGTGCTCATATCGATCGTGCTCACTGTGTACATGATCCCGAACGAGATCGAACGCAGAACCATTTACACGATCCTCTGCAAGCCGGTGTCCCGCTGGCAATTCTTGCTTGGGAAGTACTTCGGCGCGGTGCTCTCGGTGGGCTTGATGATGGGCCTGATGACGCTCGTCTCGCTGGCGCTGTTCTACATCCAGTTGAGGCCGTCGCCCTCAGCGCTCGTGGAGCTCGTTCAGGGCCCGCTCATGTTCTTCGTTCAGATGTGCCTGCTGACGGCGGTGACCATCTTCTTCTCGACGTTCGCCTCGCCGCTGGTCAATTTCTTCCTCTCCACAGGCATCTACCTGATGGGGACCACGCTGTCGACACTGTATGACTCGTTCACGAAGAACCCAGAAACGCATCCGGTGGTGAAGAGCGCCGCAAACGTCATCACGATGATCCTGCCCAACTTCAGCCTGTACAACGTCTCGAACCCGCTGGTCCACTCGGAGGTCAAGGTGCAAAACACCCTGACGTACTACGTCAATGCGGCGGGGTACGGGATCATCTACGTGGCTGCGCTTCTGATCGCGGGCATGCTGATCTTCGACAAGAGGGAGGTCTGA